CCAGTCGGCATTGCGTTTTGCTCGTCTTCGTATGGAAAAGAGACACAACTACGTACGGAAAGTTGCTGAAACTGCCGTTCAGTTGTTCATATCTAACGACAAGGTACTGAACAGCATCTCTTGTAGATACTCGTTATTGCTTGACATGATTGCAATTTACAGCCAAACATCACAGGCATGATCCTCGCAGGCTCAGCAGACTTCAAGACAGAACTGAGCCAATCAGACATGTTTGATCCAGTAGGCGTGATGTCCCCAGGCTGTGAAtgttatttttgttgattGGCGTTTGCTTGATGTTTTGTGTAGAGGTTGCAGTGTAAAGTATTGAAGCTGGTTGATGTTGCTTATGGTGGAGAGAATGGATTCAATCAGGCAATTGAATTGGCCGCCGAAGTGCTGCAGAACGTGAAGTTTATTCAAGAGAAGAAGCTGATTGGTGAGTGGGAGTTGATGTGTTGATCGATGGTGAAGGGATTAACATAATTAACATTGGAGTTTGCATTGATTGATTGCTTGATAACTAATTGTTTGTCTCcctgctctctctctctctctcacacacacacacacacacacacacacgcgcgcgcgcgcgtgcacgcacacacacacacacactgtctgCTTAactattcatctgtctgcttTTTGTGTAGGAAGATACTTTGATGAGATTTCTCAAAATACAGGAAAGTACTGCTTTGGTGTTGTTGACACTCTCAAGGTTTATCGTATTTCTATTGACTTATTAACTTCCTTCCATTAGTTTATGTTTGTAGGCATTGGAAATGGGCTCTGTTGAAACACTTATTGTATGGGAGGGTTTAGAGACGACGAGATTTGTGATGAAAAATCATCAGTCAGATGGTAAGTTTGCTTGATGGCTTGCTATGACAGTCATTGTAACTCAATAATAAACTTAAAGTTAAAAGTCATGGCGACGTGTCTGCATGAGCTGAAGCTGTTACAATCCGACCAAAATAGAGATGTTTCTATAGACAGTTAAGTCAGACTGCTTGACAGTGACAGCAACGAGATACAATGGGCAACACTCAGAAGTGCCATGCATGGAAACGGCGACTGAGAATTCTGTGTCAACGATGCAACTATATCATAGAGATTGCCCACATGTAACCTTGTTTTATTCAAATAATTCTACAGAAATTGGAGAATGAAAATACATGATGACCGACTGTTACAAACTCAAACTTTGTTGTATGACATCTTTATGTTTCCTTGTTAGAAGAGAAAGTGATGTATCTTGATCCTGAACAGGAGAAGGACAAGAGTCTGTTTGTGGATAAAGACGTACagaaatattttgtttgtAATTATGCTCTTGTTGTATTGATCAATTTGTTGGTGATCTTAGACAAGCGTTGAGATGGAACTAGTGGACAAATTGCCATTGCTGGAATGGTTTGCAAACAACTATAAGAAATTTGGTAAGCTCAGCATGTTCGTCATTGAAATACATCAACGTTGTTATGgcatgtgtttgcttgtttggtgGTGTGTAGTGTAAATTATTGTAGATCACGTTCTGAGGTAGTGGACAATGAAGCAGACTTTGTATAGTGTGTGGACTAGGGGCTCTTGTGTTGGtagattgctgttgttgagaCTCCATTTGCTCTCAAGTACAGCAGATTTACACATGCAGTGTTCAATGTACTTGAGCTGTGACTTAGTTGTTGCTTAGTGTCGACTTGTTGCTAGTGTTTTCATACATTACTTTCCATACTCGTTGCTACTCGTTGCTTCTCATTGTGGATCTCTATCAAACTAGCTGGGAAGAAAATTCAACGTGTCATGACATTGAATTGTCTTTCTATACTACGGCCGGTGTGTACTTGTTTTTAGTTAACAATAGATTTGATAAGTCAAAATTTATTTGAAAGAAGTTGCGTTACCAGTAATTCATCTGTGTTTACTAAATTAATGTGAAATGTTTAACAACATTTGCTTGTAATCAAAGCCCAATGATTAAAGTAATGTTTGTTTCTGACGTGTTGAGACATCAATGAGTGAGTGACACGTGTTCTGCAATGATGAGGGCTATGAACTGTGTTGTGCTGTCAGTGTATGTTATACTGAGATCTAATTGTTGGTTGTGTTTCTAGGTACGACGCTGGAGATAGTAACTGATAGATCACAGGAAGGGTCACAGTTTTGTAAGGGATTTGGTGGAATTGGAGGTTAGTGAATGTGGAACAGCAAGTCAATATTTGTCTAAACTTAAtgcaaagtgtgtgtgtgtgtgtgtgtgtgtgtgtgtgtgtgcttgttcagCAGCATTCTAATCGTTGACTGCCATGGGCATACTAACTCTGTTTGTGTTAGGGATTCTTCGATATCGTGTTGATTTCCAGTCTATGGAATATGATCTGGACAATGACGACTATTACGATGATGATTACTAAGGTAGCCTGTGATGTGAGACACTACCATTATAACTATTATAATACACATCGTTGTTATTATTTGAGAGACTTCTTTAGTGATGTTGTAAATCTTTAATTGATACACTTGCCTGGTCACTCGATACTAGAATGTGGCAAGTACAGCTAATTCTAGACTTCCCATATTGTCATGCACGAGGCTCCAGTTGGCACACTTGGAACTTTCAAAATTTTACTAAGAATATGTTTTGATTCTCCTCTTCATTCAAAACTTTACAAAATGCTTCAAATGATCCTTTTCCCTTCTGAGGAAGAATTGTACTTCCCTCTCATTGAGTCTTGCTGTAGCTGCAGGTATTCTTCTCGTGTAAGTAAACTGACCGTCCGAAGTTCATCCAAGAACAGACTAGGGCAGCAGCGCATCGATGAGGTCTGGACTACAAGGCTCCACGCGCTCTCATTGAGACTCCACTTCTGTCTGTGAACTAGCAGATGCTTCCACTGTTGATTCATTAGTATTCTGACCTTTCTGTTGTGGCATTTTTACTTTACGGTCTACAGTAGACTCCATCACGGTTTGTATCTGCAAAACTTCTGTCACGATAAACTCCTGTCCTTCGACTTTACGGAGAATGTGGCAGAAGAGATCGAAACTTTGGTTTCCCTTGTATGGCAATATGTCAAAGACAAGTTTGCGAGGCAACCTGCTCTGTCAAACAGCCACGTCGCAGACTATTGCATTCTTCTGCAGTTAGAAGGCCACACGCAAGGAATTCCTCCAACAGTGACGACTGCTTTAACATTTTTACAAGTTGCGGTAACTTGGAGTAACATATCGTTCCCATTTGTTCTCTGGTTTAAACGACTTGTCGGTATCAGATGATTTTGCTGTCCATTCAATGTCTTCACCAGTTGGTAATTCACTCTTGTAAGGTGCTACATAAAACAACTACCTCAATACACAACCACAAGACAAATTCAagctcacatgcacacacttgcATGAACACAgtatgcatgcgcatgcacacacacacacacacacacaacatgacatatgctcgtagctctgaagggagtagaacacagcttcatttactagttacaactacaatacaacagGGAAGGAAGAAAGAGGGTCTGGATATACATGGTCACACACTGAGACACAAAGATCTCGaagaaataaattattaaattaaattatctatagcctgtgtgtgtgtgtgtgtgtgtgtttgtgtgtgtgtgtgtgtgtgtgtgtgtgtgtgtggtgttgacAACTTGATAGGTTGCTAGGTATCCtaatttatgttaattattagTTACCCCACCCCCTACAGTTGACTAGCATCACAGAAAATGTGTGGGATGGGAGGGTACTGACATCTATAGGTGTTAACTGGCGGAagtaattaatcaattaacacAAGCGCTAATGAGGTCACCTGTTAATGCTAAATTCCTTAGATTTGGGGCTAATGACACCAGCAATGCCATTAGAGCCATCTCTTTGGCATAGCTGCTGCAACGTTGTCAAAGGGTTAGGCAAGTGAAGAATAATTGTATTAGCATTCCTATAGGCAGTGCAAATCTAGCAGACTGTCACTGCAAAAgcgccaattagcactaattaatgaacaaaaaggtgtgaaaatcttagagcctAGTATTGACATACAAATGTGGGATGGCAGTTTATTTGAGCCCTGGGCTATACAGTGGGAAGA
The DNA window shown above is from Corticium candelabrum chromosome 13, ooCorCand1.1, whole genome shotgun sequence and carries:
- the LOC134188713 gene encoding eukaryotic peptide chain release factor subunit 1; translation: MASAAAPDQTDADKNVERWKIKKLIMSLEAARGNGTSMISLIIPPKDQISRVSKMLADEFGTASNIKSRVNRLSVLSAITSVQQRLKLYNKVPGNGLVIYCGTIVTEDGKEKKVNIDFEPFRAINTSLYLCDNKFHTEALTALLADDNKFGFIVMDGNGALFGQLSGNTREVLHKFTVDLPKKHGRGGQSALRFARLRMEKRHNYVRKVAETAVQLFISNDKPNITGMILAGSADFKTELSQSDMFDPRLQCKVLKLVDVAYGGENGFNQAIELAAEVLQNVKFIQEKKLIGRYFDEISQNTGKYCFGVVDTLKALEMGSVETLIVWEGLETTRFVMKNHQSDEEKVMYLDPEQEKDKSLFVDKDTSVEMELVDKLPLLEWFANNYKKFGTTLEIVTDRSQEGSQFCKGFGGIGGILRYRVDFQSMEYDLDNDDYYDDDY